In a genomic window of Phragmites australis chromosome 14, lpPhrAust1.1, whole genome shotgun sequence:
- the LOC133891064 gene encoding uncharacterized protein LOC133891064 — protein MARGSMGAGSRRGRGRGTAGREESALNGLEVELDQLLEEHREGMVVRTGLRCRHGLYPVLACSWSDTDVGRRFLACSQVEEPCDFKYWIDQKFDGRAKRVIEELVFMNQSLTELYVHSARQWDELFVSRQKARETICELSETIREQRSCIVILLCFTAVIAGGLWLVL, from the exons ATGGCGAGAGGATCCATGGGCGCCGGATCCAGGCGAGGGAGGGGAAGAGGAACGGCAGGTCGCGAGGAATCAGCTTTGAACGGTTTGGAGGTGGAG CTGGATCAATTGCTTGAAGAACACAGGGAGGGCATGGTCGTGAGGACAGGGCTGAGGTGCCGCCATGGCCTCTACCCGGTGCTAGCTTGCAGCTGGTCTGATACGGATGTAGGCCGGAGGTTCTTGGCATGCTCCCAGGTCGAGGAGCCATGCGACTTCAAGTACTGGATTGACCAAAAATTTGATGGCAGAGCTAAAAGAGTGATTGAGGAACTTGTGTTTATGAATCAAAGCCTGACGGAGCTGTATGTGCATTCAGCTAGGCAGTGGGATGAACTTTTTGTGTCCAGACAGAAGGCAAGGGAAACAATATGTGAATTGAGTGAAACAATTAGAGAACAACGAAGTTGCATTGTCATTTTGTTGTGTTTTACTGCTGTAATAGCTGGTGGCCTGTGGCTGGTGTTGTAA
- the LOC133891060 gene encoding glucan endo-1,3-beta-glucosidase 13-like, whose translation MVLIRGLLVVLLGTALPLLFFSRAEAGEAGVNYGRVANNLPNPASVVQLLKQNGITMVRIYDANPQVLTSLANTGIKVMVMMPNENLANAATDPSFALQWAQSNVAAYHPATQIHGVAVGNEVFDSAPNLTPQLVPAMTNVQAALSKLGLADAVKVSTPVAFDALKASYPPSAGRFRDDVAQAVMKPMLDLLQRTGSYLTLNVYPFFAYADQPDKISLDYALGNSNPGVRDDDTGLMYYSLLDAQLDATYYAMDDLGYTGVSLYVTESGWPSLGRIHRGRPPAEIRHGGRRLLDTGDGDAAASIANAQAYNNNLINRVLSGNTGTPHRPSADMDVYIFALFNENNKGDPDDTEANFGLFYPNEQKVYEFNFQGGGGSPGPPTASWCVANAAVGDARLQAALDYACSHGADCSAIQPGGSCFQPDTKLAHASYAFNSYYQNKGRASGTCDFAGAASVVYQAPADTCNAKVSWCVANAAVGDARLQAALDYACGNGADCSAIQPGGACFQPNTKAAHASYAFNSYYQRKDRASGTCDFAGAASVVYQAPADTCNAKVSWCVANAAVGDARLQAALDYACGNGADCSAIQPGRACFQPDTKAAHASYAFNSYYQRKDRTSGTCDFAGAGSVVYQAPKIGNCVLPSNG comes from the exons ATGGTGCTCATTCGCGGCCTCTTGGTCGTCCTCCTCGGCACCGCATTGCCGCTGCTCTTCTTCTCCCGTGCAG AAGCGGGCGAGGCGGGCGTGAACTATGGCAGGGTAGCGAACAACCTGCCGAACCCAGCGTCGGTGGTGCAGCTGCTCAAGCAGAACGGCATCACCATGGTGAGGATATACGACGCCAACCCCCAGGTGCTGACGTCGCTGGCCAACACCGGCATCAAAGTGATGGTGATGATGCCCAACGAGAACCTTGCTAACGCGGCCACGGATCCGTCCTTCGCGCTACAGTGGGCTCAGAGCAACGTGGCGGCGTACCACCCAGCCACACAGATCCATGGCGTGGCCGTGGGGAACGAGGTGTTCGACTCGGCACCGAACTTGACGCCACAGCTCGTCCCAGCCATGACGAACGTGCAGGCGGCGCTGTCCAAGCTCGGCCTGGCCGACGCCGTTAAGGTGTCCACGCCGGTTGCGTTCGACGCGCTCAAGGCATCGTACCCGCCGTCCGCGGGCAGGTTCCGGGACGACGTCGCACAGGCGGTGATGAAGCCCATGCTCGACCTCCTGCAGCGGACTGGCTCGTACCTCACGTTAAATGTCTACCCGTTCTTCGCGTACGCCGATCAACCAGACAAAATCTCCCTCGACTACGCCCTAGGGAACTCCAATCCCGGTGTTCGTGACGACGACACCGGCCTCATGTACTACAGCCTCTTGGACGCCCAGCTTGACGCCACCTACTATGCCATGGATGATTTGGGGTATACAGGTGTGAGCTTGTATGTTACCGAGAGCGGGTGGCCATCGCTCGGCAGAATCCACCGCGGGAGGCCGCCGGCCGAAATCCGACACGGCGGCAGGAGGCTTTTGGACACCGGGGACGGAGACGCCGCGGCCTCAATAGCCAACGCCCAAGCATACAACAATAACCTCATCAACCGCGTGCTGTCCGGCAACACGGGCACCCCGCACCGCCCGTCCGCCGACATGGACGTGTACATCTTCGCCCTATTCAACGAGAACAATAAGGGCGACCCGGACGACACGGAGGCCAACTTCGGCCTCTTCTACCCGAACGAGCAGAAAGTATACGAGTTCAACTTCCAAGGCGGCGGCGGATCACCAGGACCACCGACGGCGAGCTGGTGCGTGGCGAATGCGGCCGTCGGGGACGCGCGGCTGCAGGCGGCACTGGACTACGCATGCAGCCACGGCGCGGACTGCAGTGCCATCCAGCCCGGCGGGTCGTGCTTCCAGCCCGACACCAAGCTCGCGCACGCCTCGTACGCATTCAACAGCTACTACCAGAACAAGGGCCGGGCAAGCGGGACGTGCGACTTTGCCGGCGCCGCTTCCGTGGTCTACCAGGCACCAGCAG ACACGTGCAATGCAAAGGTGAGCTGGTGTGTGGCGAACGCGGCGGTGGGGGACGCGCGGCTGCAGGCGGCGCTGGACTACGCCTGCGGCAATGGCGCGGACTGCAGCGCCATCCAACCCGGCGGGGCGTGCTTCCAGCCCAACACCAAGGCCGCGCACGCCTCGTACGCGTTCAACAGCTACTACCAGCGCAAGGACCGGGCAAGTGGGACGTGCGACTTCGCCGGCGCCGCTTCCGTGGTCTACCAGGCACCAGCAG ACACGTGCAATGCAAAGGTGAGCTGGTGTGTGGCGAACGCGGCGGTGGGGGACGCGCGGCTGCAGGCGGCGCTGGATTACGCCTGCGGCAATGGCGCGGACTGCAGCGCCATCCAGCCCGGCAGGGCGTGCTTCCAGCCCGACACCAAGGCCGCGCACGCCTCGTACGCGTTCAACAGCTACTACCAGCGCAAGGACCGGACAAGTGGGACGTGCGACTTCGCCGGCGCCGGCTCCGTCGTCTACCAGGCACCGA AGATAGGAAACTGCGTGCTCCCATCCAACGGTTGA